Proteins encoded in a region of the Brevefilum fermentans genome:
- the npdG gene encoding NADPH-dependent F420 reductase: protein MVDETKKLYTLGIVGGTGKEGKGLAYRWLKAGHKVIIGSRNFEKAQKAVEELIEFMGYSPEGLSGMDNRAAVEACDIAVITVPYVGHKSTLEDLKDALQGKIVIDVVVPLVPPKVSKVQMPESGSAAQEAQAILGDTCQVVDAFQNISHERLMGEGDTDCDVLVCGKSKAAREVVIGLVADTGLKGWDAGPIENAVVVEGLTSVLIGLNQQHKVHAAGIRITGISDQT from the coding sequence ATGGTTGATGAGACAAAAAAATTATATACACTCGGCATCGTTGGTGGGACGGGGAAAGAAGGCAAAGGTTTAGCCTACCGCTGGTTAAAAGCCGGGCATAAAGTCATTATTGGCTCACGCAACTTTGAAAAAGCTCAGAAGGCAGTTGAGGAGCTGATTGAATTCATGGGCTATTCCCCAGAGGGGCTGAGCGGTATGGATAACAGAGCCGCCGTCGAAGCCTGCGATATTGCGGTGATAACCGTACCCTATGTCGGGCACAAATCTACCCTGGAAGACTTAAAAGATGCCTTGCAGGGCAAAATTGTGATCGACGTTGTCGTCCCGCTTGTACCGCCGAAAGTTTCTAAGGTGCAAATGCCTGAATCGGGTTCAGCAGCGCAGGAAGCCCAGGCAATCTTAGGCGATACCTGCCAGGTTGTGGATGCTTTTCAAAATATTTCTCATGAAAGGCTGATGGGCGAGGGCGATACGGATTGTGATGTCCTGGTGTGCGGAAAAAGTAAGGCTGCGCGGGAGGTCGTGATCGGGTTGGTGGCTGATACCGGATTGAAGGGGTGGGACGCCGGACCGATTGAAAATGCGGTTGTTGTGGAAGGCTTGACCTCGGTGTTGATTGGTCTCAATCAGCAACACAAGGTGCATGCTGCCGGCATTCGCATCACCGGAATTTCTGATCAGACATAA
- a CDS encoding helix-turn-helix domain-containing protein — MQSSIGAQLKQIRESRGISLETIASKTHISLAYLRALEENDVDSLPSTVQLRGFLRLYANELGLQLENLTVGGYHLAGDKQVMTLTGEPRSPEEDQATVIEPSDDRPEPDPTPAPESAPGQEQASFPTPTDLDFETNQGEPEAKVSENMFKAIGNQIKRQRELLSLSIDEVHDNLHISPQHLEAIESGQFDQLPSPVQAKGLLVNYIDFLNLDSEILLNNYAEALQLRRIERQDALVKKSKRSTREISPTALRLKNFFTLDLLVIAGLFLAFATFVIWGVNRILDNEMSERNASDIPGVSDVLLATETPTPALITEDETTVIIEDQDLNSETPETEDIEPLFTPIASSDPINIILIPRQRLWVQVTVDDKQVFQGRLIPGNAYEYSGQVQIDILTGNIGALQILFNNRDIGSQGLLGQVANLIFNAKGLVLPPPTSTPATTPTPQTTPNPLEIDD, encoded by the coding sequence ATGCAATCTTCTATCGGAGCACAATTAAAACAAATCCGGGAATCCCGGGGGATCTCTTTAGAAACGATTGCCTCAAAAACCCACATCTCCCTGGCTTACCTTCGAGCGTTGGAGGAGAATGATGTTGATTCCTTGCCCTCAACCGTTCAATTGCGCGGTTTTTTACGCCTGTACGCCAATGAATTAGGCCTCCAACTGGAAAATTTGACCGTTGGAGGGTATCACCTGGCTGGTGACAAACAGGTAATGACTTTGACAGGAGAACCTAGGTCGCCAGAAGAAGACCAGGCAACCGTGATTGAACCTTCCGATGACCGGCCAGAACCCGATCCCACGCCTGCTCCAGAATCAGCCCCTGGTCAGGAACAAGCATCGTTTCCCACGCCAACAGATCTCGATTTCGAAACCAACCAGGGGGAACCTGAGGCAAAAGTCTCCGAGAATATGTTCAAAGCCATTGGAAATCAAATCAAGAGACAGCGTGAATTACTCAGCTTATCAATCGATGAGGTTCATGATAACCTCCACATTTCACCGCAACACCTTGAGGCAATTGAATCAGGGCAATTTGATCAATTGCCTTCACCGGTTCAGGCAAAGGGCTTGCTGGTAAACTATATTGATTTTCTAAACCTGGATTCAGAAATCCTGCTCAACAATTATGCTGAAGCCCTCCAGTTGCGTCGCATTGAAAGGCAGGATGCATTGGTGAAAAAAAGCAAGCGTTCAACCCGAGAAATTTCTCCGACAGCTTTGCGACTTAAGAATTTCTTCACCCTCGATCTGCTCGTCATCGCAGGTCTATTCCTGGCATTTGCCACTTTCGTGATCTGGGGTGTCAACCGCATCCTTGACAATGAGATGTCAGAACGCAATGCAAGTGACATTCCAGGCGTTTCTGATGTTCTCCTGGCAACCGAAACGCCCACACCTGCGCTTATCACTGAGGATGAGACAACGGTCATCATCGAAGATCAGGACTTGAACTCCGAGACTCCGGAAACAGAAGACATAGAACCCTTATTTACACCAATTGCCAGTTCAGATCCCATCAATATCATCCTGATCCCTCGCCAACGGTTATGGGTGCAGGTGACCGTTGACGATAAACAGGTGTTTCAAGGGCGTTTAATCCCCGGAAATGCTTATGAGTACTCCGGGCAAGTACAGATTGACATTCTCACCGGCAATATCGGCGCATTACAAATCCTTTTCAACAATCGAGATATAGGCTCACAAGGTTTGCTGGGTCAGGTTGCCAATCTGATCTTCAATGCCAAAGGCCTGGTTTTACCTCCCCCCACCAGCACACCCGCCACCACCCCAACGCCTCAAACGACACCCAACCCGCTGGAGATCGATGACTAA
- the cofD gene encoding 2-phospho-L-lactate transferase, with the protein MKVVALTGGVGGAKLVYGLAALLSPEELSVIVNTGDDFDCWGLRVCPDLDTVCYTLAGLANPKTGWGQQDETWEILKKVRSLGGSTWFKIGDNDLATHLRRTELLSEGETLSSVTQKLCSIWGVKHQILPMSDDPIRTIVHTAEHGELAFQRYFVQLACQPVVRAFEFCGAEVASPAPGALALIDKADVVILTPSNPFVSIDPILAIPGYRQAIEKKPVVGISPLVGGKAVKGPAAKMFHELGIVPSASAVAGHYQGLLRGFVFDTQDQTELEKIERWRIIPLITNTIMRDAQDRIRLAEEVIKFCELVLTRSL; encoded by the coding sequence TTGAAAGTAGTCGCATTGACCGGTGGGGTGGGCGGCGCAAAGCTGGTCTATGGACTGGCAGCGCTGCTATCACCGGAAGAGTTGAGCGTGATCGTCAACACTGGCGATGATTTTGACTGCTGGGGGTTGAGGGTCTGCCCTGACCTTGACACGGTGTGTTACACCTTAGCTGGTCTGGCTAACCCGAAAACGGGCTGGGGACAGCAAGATGAAACCTGGGAAATTCTTAAAAAGGTTAGAAGTTTGGGTGGATCGACCTGGTTTAAAATTGGTGATAATGATTTGGCAACCCATCTGAGGAGAACAGAGTTGCTCTCGGAAGGGGAAACGCTTTCATCTGTGACCCAAAAATTGTGCTCAATCTGGGGTGTAAAGCATCAGATTCTCCCGATGAGCGACGATCCTATTCGGACCATTGTGCATACTGCAGAACACGGCGAGCTGGCATTTCAACGCTATTTTGTTCAGTTAGCCTGTCAACCGGTCGTGCGTGCATTTGAATTTTGTGGGGCTGAGGTTGCGTCTCCCGCACCTGGTGCTCTGGCTTTAATTGATAAGGCTGATGTGGTCATTCTCACGCCCTCCAACCCCTTTGTTAGTATTGACCCGATCCTTGCAATTCCCGGGTATCGTCAGGCGATCGAAAAGAAGCCCGTCGTCGGTATTTCGCCCCTGGTGGGCGGGAAGGCTGTAAAAGGCCCTGCTGCGAAAATGTTCCACGAACTGGGAATTGTGCCTTCAGCTTCAGCAGTTGCCGGGCACTATCAGGGCTTGCTGCGTGGGTTTGTTTTTGACACGCAGGACCAAACTGAATTGGAAAAAATTGAGCGTTGGCGTATAATTCCATTAATAACAAATACGATTATGAGAGATGCTCAGGACCGCATTCGCTTGGCTGAAGAAGTTATAAAATTTTGCGAGCTGGTCCTCACCAGGAGTTTATAA
- a CDS encoding 2'-5' RNA ligase family protein, with amino-acid sequence MYAIISELDQESSIVVKDLWGRLREACGLMAIYELPTPHFTWFDAKNLDVPAVEDILAELSASTFLLTSYVFGFGIFSGERPVFYLPLVKSQAMIDLHNEIWRRSIEHSEQPNPYYSPSYWLPHITLAINDITRESLACALESVAFDAVEMEVSGSNLIVVSQSEAASTMAYKRFYFKSFGSTF; translated from the coding sequence ATGTATGCCATAATCAGCGAGTTAGATCAAGAATCTTCGATCGTCGTCAAAGACCTGTGGGGCAGGTTGCGGGAGGCTTGTGGATTGATGGCAATTTATGAGCTTCCGACGCCGCACTTCACCTGGTTTGATGCTAAAAACCTGGATGTTCCTGCTGTTGAGGACATTCTGGCTGAACTATCTGCCAGCACCTTTCTGTTAACCAGCTATGTATTTGGTTTCGGTATTTTTTCTGGCGAAAGACCAGTTTTTTATCTTCCTCTGGTCAAATCGCAAGCGATGATTGACCTTCACAATGAAATTTGGCGCCGATCGATTGAGCATAGTGAGCAACCCAATCCATACTATTCGCCTTCTTACTGGTTGCCGCATATCACCCTGGCGATTAATGATATTACCCGGGAAAGCCTGGCATGCGCTCTTGAGTCGGTTGCCTTTGACGCGGTGGAAATGGAGGTTTCTGGGAGTAACTTGATCGTTGTGTCACAGAGCGAGGCTGCGTCAACGATGGCTTACAAACGATTTTATTTTAAGAGTTTCGGGAGCACATTTTGA
- a CDS encoding acyl-CoA mutase large subunit family protein, which translates to MAIEQEKLRWENEVYHPLIKRFPERKESFATSSGIEIPPILLPPEKQDYMEDLGFPGEYPYTRGVQPTMYRGRYWTMRQYAGYATAEESNQRYRYLLDQGQTGLSVAFDLPTQIGYDADDAMAMGEVGKVGVSISSMRDMETLFKDIPLDKVSTSMTINAPASILLAFYIAVAKKQGVALNKLRGTIQNDILKEYVARGTYIFPPEPSMRLITDVFRFCKDQIPSWNTISISGYHIREAGSTAAQEVAFTLANAIAYIQAAIDAGLEVDEFGNQLSFFFNAHNDFFEEIAKFRAARRLYARIMRERFHAQDDKTCRMRFHTQTAGSTLTAHQPENNVVRVTLQALAAVLGGTQSLHTNSMDEALWLPTEKSVRVALRTQQIIANESGVADSVDPMAGSYLIETLTDQIEAIARDYIEKIDALGGALQSINSGFMQNEILEAAYQAQRAIETGEKIVVGVNEFQVDEVIELEALSVDPKVEENQKRQLAELRASRDNETVSVLLGKLESAARSDELLMPVFIECAENEVTLGEICNVLRAVWGQYQPPTFI; encoded by the coding sequence ATGGCAATCGAACAAGAAAAACTACGATGGGAAAATGAAGTGTATCACCCGCTGATCAAACGCTTTCCCGAACGGAAGGAAAGCTTTGCAACGTCTTCCGGCATTGAAATACCGCCAATCCTGTTGCCGCCTGAAAAACAGGATTATATGGAAGATTTGGGCTTTCCTGGCGAGTATCCGTATACGCGCGGCGTCCAACCGACGATGTATCGTGGTCGATACTGGACCATGCGGCAATACGCGGGATATGCCACCGCCGAGGAATCGAATCAACGTTACCGCTATTTGTTGGACCAGGGGCAGACCGGCCTGTCTGTGGCTTTCGACCTGCCGACACAAATTGGCTATGATGCCGATGATGCGATGGCAATGGGCGAGGTAGGGAAAGTGGGCGTTTCGATTTCATCGATGCGGGACATGGAGACCCTGTTCAAGGACATCCCTTTGGATAAGGTTTCAACCAGTATGACGATTAATGCGCCTGCTTCCATTTTGCTGGCCTTTTATATTGCCGTGGCAAAAAAGCAGGGTGTCGCGTTAAATAAATTAAGGGGAACGATTCAAAACGACATCCTCAAGGAATATGTGGCGCGGGGGACGTATATCTTTCCACCCGAGCCTTCGATGCGTTTGATCACAGATGTGTTTCGGTTCTGCAAGGACCAGATCCCGTCCTGGAATACCATCAGCATTTCGGGTTATCACATTCGGGAAGCCGGTTCCACCGCTGCACAGGAGGTGGCGTTCACGCTCGCAAATGCTATCGCTTATATCCAGGCAGCGATCGATGCGGGATTAGAGGTCGATGAATTTGGCAACCAGCTCTCATTTTTCTTTAACGCGCATAATGATTTTTTTGAAGAAATTGCAAAATTCCGGGCTGCCCGGCGGCTGTATGCCCGAATCATGAGAGAACGATTTCACGCGCAGGATGATAAAACATGCCGAATGCGCTTCCACACCCAAACTGCAGGATCAACATTAACGGCTCATCAGCCTGAGAACAACGTGGTCAGGGTGACATTGCAAGCGCTGGCGGCTGTGTTGGGCGGGACGCAATCGCTACATACGAACAGCATGGACGAGGCGCTGTGGCTGCCGACAGAAAAATCAGTCCGGGTTGCGCTGCGAACCCAGCAGATCATCGCCAACGAATCGGGCGTTGCCGACAGTGTGGACCCAATGGCAGGATCTTATTTAATTGAAACATTGACAGACCAGATAGAGGCGATTGCCCGTGACTACATCGAAAAAATTGATGCCCTGGGCGGTGCGTTGCAGTCCATCAATTCTGGCTTCATGCAAAATGAAATCCTGGAAGCAGCCTACCAGGCTCAACGTGCGATTGAAACAGGCGAAAAGATCGTGGTGGGCGTGAATGAGTTTCAGGTCGATGAGGTGATCGAACTGGAGGCATTGTCCGTGGACCCGAAAGTTGAAGAAAATCAAAAGCGGCAACTGGCTGAGTTGCGGGCTTCTCGGGACAATGAAACCGTCAGCGTTCTGTTGGGAAAGCTGGAATCGGCTGCCCGCAGTGATGAACTACTGATGCCTGTATTTATTGAGTGCGCGGAAAACGAAGTCACCCTGGGCGAGATCTGCAATGTATTGCGCGCGGTGTGGGGGCAGTATCAACCGCCGACTTTTATCTGA
- a CDS encoding peptidylprolyl isomerase encodes MSQAQKRWSKPPEMILDEEKIYHAVLHTDKGDLKIKLFSDLTPHTVNNFVFLSKAGFYNGVIFHRVIDDFMAQTGDPTGTGRGGPGYSFADEFHPDLKHDRPGIVSMANAGQNTNGSQFFITHVPTPWLDGKHSVFGELVEGLDVLLSIPQRDPIRPEYPGVKINSIEIIESERE; translated from the coding sequence ATGTCACAAGCCCAAAAACGCTGGTCCAAACCGCCTGAGATGATCTTAGATGAGGAGAAAATTTATCACGCTGTGCTGCACACCGATAAAGGTGATCTGAAGATCAAATTATTCAGTGACCTCACGCCACATACCGTGAACAATTTTGTATTTCTCTCAAAAGCCGGGTTTTACAACGGGGTGATCTTTCACCGCGTGATTGATGACTTTATGGCTCAAACAGGCGACCCGACGGGCACAGGCAGGGGCGGCCCTGGTTACAGCTTTGCGGATGAGTTTCACCCAGACCTGAAACACGATCGGCCCGGAATTGTGTCCATGGCGAATGCCGGTCAGAACACCAACGGTTCCCAATTTTTCATCACCCATGTGCCGACACCCTGGCTGGATGGGAAACACAGCGTCTTTGGGGAGCTTGTGGAGGGCTTGGACGTGTTACTTTCTATCCCACAACGCGACCCGATACGACCGGAATATCCTGGTGTAAAAATTAATTCGATTGAAATCATTGAGTCAGAACGCGAATAA
- the mce gene encoding methylmalonyl-CoA epimerase, with protein sequence MAKIKKINHVAIVVRDIEESLRFWRDQLGLKLDHVEDVPSQASMVAFIPVGEGEIELVQPTDMDTGLGKYLEKRGEGMHHLCIEVDDIDGMLDDLKAKGVQLIDEVARDLPGRRMAFIHPRAANGVLVELYEIVE encoded by the coding sequence ATGGCAAAAATAAAAAAGATCAATCATGTTGCCATCGTTGTAAGAGATATCGAAGAATCACTGAGGTTCTGGCGCGACCAGCTCGGCTTAAAGCTGGATCATGTTGAAGACGTGCCTTCACAGGCATCGATGGTGGCCTTTATCCCAGTGGGCGAGGGTGAGATCGAATTGGTCCAGCCGACGGATATGGACACCGGGTTGGGAAAATACCTTGAAAAGCGGGGCGAGGGCATGCATCACCTGTGCATCGAGGTTGATGATATCGATGGGATGCTTGATGATCTCAAGGCTAAGGGTGTGCAATTAATTGATGAAGTCGCCCGAGACTTGCCAGGTCGCCGAATGGCATTTATTCACCCCAGGGCTGCCAATGGCGTTCTGGTTGAACTTTATGAAATTGTTGAATAA
- the ssnA gene encoding putative aminohydrolase SsnA, giving the protein MLITNGKLIPWGSEYQVIPEGLGLLIRDGVIQKIAPQNELIKDYPDEEILDAGGQYVMPGNICAHTHFYGAFSRGLGIPGEPASTFTEILEKLWWNLDKALDEDGVRYSALVCLVDAIKHGTTTLIDHHASPNAIDGSLDIIAETINQAGLRASLCYEVTDRDGAEKSEQGLQENLRFIKRIQNRDPQDALLRAHFGLHASLTLSDETLSRAEELCPAGIGFHIHAAEGMADQVFSLETSGKRVVHRLDQFGILRPESILAHGVHLDQGEIERLAETQTWLTHQPRSNMNNAVGVAPIEDMLDAGMRVGMGNDGFSNTMWLEWKEAYLLHKLYHRDPRRMGGYTVTRIAVDNNAALVTELFDGLQVGQISEGAAADLIFVDYHPFTPLTGGNLPWHILFGFQESMVTATIVAGKPLMYQRQLLTLDESAIAARALEIATETWKRFEEIATQ; this is encoded by the coding sequence ATGCTGATCACCAATGGGAAACTGATACCATGGGGCTCTGAATATCAGGTCATACCCGAGGGCTTGGGGCTTCTGATCCGCGATGGAGTGATTCAGAAGATTGCACCTCAAAATGAACTGATAAAGGATTACCCCGATGAAGAAATTTTAGATGCCGGGGGTCAATACGTGATGCCGGGAAATATCTGCGCTCACACCCATTTTTACGGTGCTTTTTCACGCGGTTTGGGCATTCCTGGAGAACCTGCCAGCACCTTTACAGAGATTCTGGAAAAACTCTGGTGGAATCTCGATAAAGCTCTGGATGAGGATGGCGTCCGCTATTCGGCGCTGGTGTGCCTGGTGGATGCGATTAAACACGGCACCACAACGTTAATCGACCATCACGCCTCGCCCAATGCGATTGATGGCTCATTGGATATCATCGCTGAGACGATAAACCAGGCTGGTCTGCGGGCATCCCTGTGTTACGAGGTCACCGATCGAGATGGAGCTGAAAAATCGGAGCAAGGTTTGCAAGAAAACCTGCGCTTTATTAAGCGCATCCAGAATAGGGACCCGCAGGATGCGTTGCTACGGGCGCATTTTGGCTTACATGCCAGCCTGACCCTTTCGGATGAAACCCTGTCTCGTGCGGAAGAACTCTGCCCTGCGGGGATCGGATTTCACATCCATGCCGCTGAAGGAATGGCAGACCAGGTCTTTAGCCTTGAAACCTCGGGAAAGCGAGTTGTCCATCGCCTGGACCAATTTGGGATTTTGCGACCCGAATCAATATTGGCGCATGGCGTGCATCTGGACCAGGGTGAAATTGAGCGCCTAGCAGAAACACAAACCTGGCTTACGCACCAACCCCGTTCAAATATGAACAATGCTGTTGGTGTGGCTCCGATTGAAGATATGCTAGACGCGGGCATGCGAGTTGGTATGGGAAATGATGGTTTTTCTAATACGATGTGGTTGGAGTGGAAGGAGGCGTACCTGCTGCATAAACTGTATCATCGCGATCCACGGCGGATGGGCGGTTACACTGTGACCAGGATCGCTGTTGATAACAACGCTGCGCTTGTGACTGAGCTGTTTGATGGCTTGCAGGTTGGCCAGATATCTGAGGGTGCTGCGGCTGATTTAATTTTCGTTGATTACCATCCCTTTACACCATTGACAGGTGGAAACCTGCCCTGGCATATCCTGTTTGGTTTCCAGGAAAGCATGGTCACAGCCACCATCGTTGCCGGAAAGCCCCTGATGTACCAGCGACAGTTGTTGACTCTTGATGAGAGTGCGATCGCAGCCAGGGCGTTAGAAATTGCAACAGAGACCTGGAAACGGTTCGAAGAGATCGCTACCCAATAA
- the rplI gene encoding 50S ribosomal protein L9: MKVVLIKDVYKLGRAGEIKKVAAGYGRNYLIPQGLAIPASKGALQQAERIRIKATERRAALNEELSAISEVLGGKTLAFPVKASETGRLYGSVSRDEIVKAVFANYQIELERRQVETEPIRQIGAYTIPIHLTMDLVPEITVIVHREGEPPVQKTPASEEEALDEAEIALEGEEAPVDLEEILPDEVEDEAEHPEA; encoded by the coding sequence ATGAAAGTTGTATTGATCAAAGACGTCTATAAGTTAGGGCGGGCAGGTGAGATTAAAAAAGTCGCCGCAGGTTATGGGCGCAACTACCTGATCCCCCAGGGTTTGGCTATTCCTGCATCAAAAGGCGCGTTGCAGCAAGCAGAACGCATCAGAATTAAAGCCACCGAACGGCGCGCGGCGCTCAATGAAGAATTAAGTGCAATTTCTGAAGTCCTTGGTGGTAAGACCCTCGCTTTCCCCGTGAAAGCCAGTGAAACCGGGCGGCTCTATGGTTCTGTAAGTCGCGATGAGATTGTTAAAGCCGTTTTCGCCAACTACCAGATTGAACTGGAAAGGCGCCAAGTCGAGACAGAACCCATCCGCCAAATTGGTGCTTACACCATTCCGATTCATTTGACCATGGACCTCGTCCCTGAAATCACTGTGATCGTTCATCGTGAAGGCGAACCGCCGGTTCAAAAAACGCCGGCCTCAGAAGAAGAAGCCCTCGACGAAGCAGAAATAGCGCTTGAGGGCGAAGAGGCACCTGTTGACCTCGAAGAAATCCTGCCAGATGAGGTTGAAGACGAAGCGGAACATCCTGAAGCATAA
- the cofE gene encoding coenzyme F420-0:L-glutamate ligase: MGLNLIPLEGFPLVKPGDDLASLVAETLAKNGFSLQDGDIVVLAQKIVSKAEDRLVNLTTVDPSEAARDYAHITGKDPRLVELILSECREVVRVRQGLMIVEHRLGFISANAGIDHSNVSGPWGEPQDWVLLLPEDPDASAAQIRAQLQARYACRLGVLIIDSHGRAWRNGTIGMTIGLSGLPGLVDLRGQADLFDFRLRITQVAASDELAAGASLMMGQAREGTPVVLARGFPYPLREASLSELIRNKDLDLFR; the protein is encoded by the coding sequence ATGGGACTGAACCTGATCCCATTAGAAGGCTTTCCCCTGGTCAAACCCGGGGATGACCTGGCGAGCCTGGTTGCAGAAACCCTGGCGAAGAACGGCTTTTCGCTGCAAGACGGTGACATCGTGGTCCTTGCGCAGAAGATTGTTTCCAAGGCAGAAGACCGCCTGGTCAACCTGACAACGGTCGACCCCTCAGAGGCTGCGCGGGATTATGCGCACATTACTGGGAAAGACCCGCGTTTGGTCGAGTTGATTCTCTCGGAATGTCGCGAGGTCGTACGTGTCCGTCAGGGGTTGATGATTGTCGAGCATCGCCTGGGTTTCATCAGCGCCAATGCGGGCATCGACCATTCGAATGTTTCCGGTCCCTGGGGCGAGCCCCAAGATTGGGTTCTTTTATTACCTGAGGACCCGGATGCTTCAGCAGCGCAGATTCGAGCGCAATTGCAGGCTCGCTATGCCTGCCGCCTGGGCGTCTTGATTATTGATTCGCACGGGCGCGCCTGGCGCAATGGAACCATCGGGATGACGATTGGTTTATCCGGTCTGCCGGGCCTGGTCGATCTGCGCGGACAAGCGGACTTGTTTGATTTCCGCTTGCGGATTACGCAAGTGGCTGCCAGCGATGAATTAGCAGCAGGCGCCTCGTTGATGATGGGGCAGGCTCGGGAGGGCACTCCGGTAGTGCTGGCGAGAGGGTTCCCATACCCACTGCGTGAGGCTTCGCTGTCTGAGTTGATCCGGAACAAGGATCTCGACCTGTTTAGATGA
- a CDS encoding pyroglutamyl-peptidase I family protein, translated as MKFLITGFEPFHDHPINPSQLLVESLPDQYLDVQLVKGILPVHHLLGPERLLSLLAGNQPDAVLAFGLAANRTKVSLERVAINLMDYSIADNAGVTVTNRPIDPNGPAAYFSTLPIEQLLSTLVDEEIPTEISLSAGAYLCNQVFYTLMHWVAAQKKRMSAGFIHLPALPEQAARSSGPMPSLPLDYFTRAALLIIDTIILHT; from the coding sequence ATGAAATTTCTGATTACAGGGTTTGAACCCTTTCATGATCACCCCATAAATCCCAGCCAACTGCTGGTTGAAAGCTTGCCTGACCAATACCTTGATGTTCAGCTTGTAAAAGGGATTTTGCCTGTTCACCATCTTCTGGGACCCGAAAGATTGCTGTCTCTGCTCGCAGGCAACCAGCCAGACGCCGTGTTGGCCTTTGGCTTGGCTGCCAACAGAACAAAAGTTTCGCTGGAGCGGGTGGCCATCAACCTGATGGATTATTCAATCGCAGATAACGCCGGAGTGACCGTCACCAATCGACCCATAGATCCCAACGGTCCAGCTGCTTATTTCAGCACCCTTCCCATTGAGCAGCTTTTATCCACACTGGTTGACGAGGAGATCCCCACAGAAATTTCTCTTAGCGCGGGCGCGTATTTGTGCAACCAGGTTTTTTATACCCTGATGCACTGGGTTGCTGCTCAGAAAAAGCGCATGAGCGCAGGTTTTATTCACCTGCCTGCTTTGCCTGAACAGGCAGCCAGGTCATCCGGACCAATGCCTTCGTTACCGCTGGATTACTTTACCAGGGCAGCGCTGCTGATCATAGACACAATCATCCTGCATACCTGA